From one Montipora capricornis isolate CH-2021 chromosome 10, ASM3666992v2, whole genome shotgun sequence genomic stretch:
- the LOC138018452 gene encoding axoneme-associated protein mst101(1)-like, whose translation MKDTNLLRKEISGDKTNALNSARPVLPVVNSRETTNRIVPQNQEHLLETAREILAFRSNGESSSSNTVVVQPLSSVCSTLPGIKMAVAFDIPVAGEKTVCPSARVPRRLRKSRKVAPEMTLENVKEKIHAAEERKLKELERIRGCARSRAGVSRPHRADVCAQVTKDKIATKQAAAEKKRNEEISKRKEAGNKASRSRKRIAEARAFAKSQLESSIGRKLEDTQQRKEKKQKTIEKQKKLQQKYAKKIKDRVTKMRREDEEDVLAALNELETYVASDSEDYSWGDKNEEKVVCKWQDFFAD comes from the exons ATGAAGGATACGAATTTGTTACGCAAAGAAATTTCGGGAGATAAGACGAACGCACTGAATTCCGCAAGACCAGTTCTGCCTGTTGTAAACTCCCGGGAAACGACAAACCGGATTGTTCCACAAAACCAAGAACATCTTTTGGAAACTGCACGCGAAATCCTGGCATTCAGGTCAAATGGTGAATCTTCAAGCTCTAACACAGTCGTGGTTCAACCCCTGAGCTCAGTTTGTTCGACTCTTCCAGGTATAAAAATGGCAGTTGCTTTTGACATTCCAGTCGCTGGTGAGAAGACCGTGTGTCCTTCTGCAAGAGTACCTCGACGATTAAGAAAAAGCAGAAAAGTGGCACCCGAAATGACGTTGGAGaatgttaaagaaaaaatacacgCTGCTGAGGAAAGAAAGCTTAAAGAATTGGAGCGCATCAGAGGATGCGCGCGCAGCAGAGCAGGAGTAAGCCGACCACACCGCGCGGATGTTTGTGCGCAAGTCACAAAGGACAAAATTGCAACCAAGCAAGCTGCGGCAGAGAAGAAACGAAACGAGGAAATTTCGAAGCGAAAAGAAGCTGGCAATAAAGCGTCTAGAAGTAGGAAAAGAATTGCAGAGGCTAGAGCGTTTGCCAAGTCGCAGCTTGAATCATCCATCGGGCGAAAGCTGGAAGACACTCAGCAAAGAAAGGAGAAGAAACAGAAGACGATTGAAAAGCAAAAGAAGCTCCAACAAAAATACGCCAAGAAGATCAAGGACAGG GTTACAAAAATGCGgagagaagatgaagaagacGTACTTGCGGCACTGAATGAACTGGAAACGTACGTGGCTTCGGACAGCGAGGATTACTCCTGGGGAGACAAGAACGAGGAAAAAGTCGTGTGCAAATGGCAGGATTTCTTCGCTGATTAA
- the LOC138019254 gene encoding SNF-related serine/threonine-protein kinase-like, with the protein MANYSRNSSLKDGQIAGLYDLQETLGCGHFAVVKVATHVFTGERVAVKVIDKTKLDEVARAHLFKEVRCMKLVQHPNVVRLYEVIDTQTKLYLVQELGDGGDMYEYIMNHEQGLCEDRARHYFQQIVLAIDYCHKLHIVHRDLKLENVIFFRSLDVAKLTDFGFSNKFTPGHKLDTSCGSLAYSAPEVLLGDSYEAPAVDIWSLGVILFMLVCGRAPFYEVNDSETLINIMDVRYSVSEHVSQLCQRLIEKMLVREPYQRCTLGDIMEDPWFQGSHPPVMPTPVPLVTELPLTPEEHNYVAEKLEEGNIADRSTLQKSLEDNTYDHVTATYYLLAEQLLRRLKATSNSLEPALRRRRANGRLSLPENRRRDRVPKPSIPTVEVIEDKGNDSEAHSDSESGSSTPRSRRSSSGRLAPREGHMLDETIKAHAIEADEVLHSSMEEDDLVPSNLHRTHGKFPSTSALPGPSTSANLQLSTETKQTSNFASRPPERKFGSRRGHFAKATSTPLALNQIHEERESDLDDSPVNSPRVERTRKHLGGGLMKSKRTTRRLSPVHSGGSRRSSSCSSSDEDEIERHMRRLKTSSSCKLSSRRGNADDPSSDGDSGGGTGVGGGSLRKISAGPSNNSNEHSSTATGRTAPSRKESNGKTQCLNINLGVNGFAPLCEEFCVIEESNKENIYFNKLTKIGEETPEIITTNDAASNGKRSPLIEECDNLSSKGGGELDRNSFCKEKRNSASKYIRTSDSDGDNRKLTLSNTDEKPMDTNTCNSLEGMVNFEVNDTSVQSKDTLKLVEDSRKNMKFLQSPTMQTVKSNCCRIF; encoded by the exons ATGGCAAATTACTCGCGTAATTCCTCCTTGAAGGATGGACAAATTGCCGGCTTATATGATTTACAGGAAACACTGGGATGCGGGCATTTTGCTGTAGTCAAAGTTGCAACACATGTTTTTACGGGCGAACGCGTGGCTGTAAAAGTGATTGACAAAACTAAACTAGACGAAGTCGCTCGCGCTCACCTTTTCAAGGAGGTTCGATGCATGAAACTTGTTCAGCATCCAAATGTCGTTCGGCTTTATGAAGTCATCGACACACAGACTAAACTATATCTCGTTCAAGAACTTGGCGATGGCGGGGACATGTATGAATACATCATGAATCACGAACAAGGCCTCTGTGAGGACAGAGCTCGACATTACTTCCAGCAAATAGTTCTGGCCATCGATTATTGCCACAAACTTCATATTGTTCATCGCGATTTGAAGCTGGAAAATGTTATATTCTTTAGGAGTCTGGACGTGGCTAAACTCACGGATTTTGGATTTTCGAATAAGTTCACTCCTGGTCACAAACTGGATACGTCTTGCGGCTCGCTAGCGTACTCTGCTCCTGAAGTATTACTTGGGGACTCGTACGAAGCTCCAGCGGTCG ACATTTGGAGTCTCGGGGTGATCCTTTTCATGCTTGTGTGTGGTCGAGCTCCATTTTATGAAGTCAATGATAGCGAGACTCTAATCAACATTATGGATGTACGTTACAGCGTCTCTGAGCATGTGTCTCAACTTTGTCAAAG ACTAATAGAGAAGATGCTTGTGCGTGAACCTTATCAACGCTGTACTCTTGGCGATATCATGGAGGATCCTTGGTTCCAAGGAAGCCATCCTCCAGTAATGCCCACCCCTGTTCCCTTAGTGACGGAACTTCCTCTCACCCCAGAGGAACATAACTATGTAGCAGAAAAATTGGAAGAAGGAAATATTGCGGATCGTTCAACTCTACAAAA GTCATTGGAAGACAACACATACGATCATGTCACAGCTACTTACTACCTTCTGGCAGAGCAACTGTTACGTCGCCTGAAAGCAACAAGTAACAGCTTGGAGCCTGCACTACGGCGACGAAGAGCCAACGGACGGCTTTCTTTACCAGAAAATAGGAGGCGAGACAGAGTTCCAAAACCCAG CATCCCGACTGTGGAAGTGATTGAAGACAAAGGAAACGATTCGGAAGCCCATTCTGACAGTGAGTCCGGTTCCAGCACTCCAAGATCTCGGCGTAGCTCGTCTGGGAGATTGGCACCAAGAGAAGGACATATGCTGGATGAAACAATCAAGGCGCATGCGATCGAGGCTGATGAAGTGTTGCACAGCTCAATGGAGGAGGATGACCTGGTACCTAGCAATCTTCACAGAACCCATGGAAAGTTTCCATCTACGAGTGCTCTTCCTGGACCTTCTACGTCGGCTAACTTACAATTATCAACGGAAACCAAGCAAACGTCTAATTTTGCATCGCGACCACCTGAGAGAAAATTCGGCAGCCGTCGTGGTCATTTTGCAAAAGCTACGAGCACTCCACTCGCCTTAAATCAAATCCACGAGGAACGAGAATCCGATTTAGATGATAGCCCTGTAAATTCACCGCGCGTTGAAAGAACTAGAAAGCATCTCGGGGGAGGCTTGATGAAGTCAAAACGGACAACGCGACGCCTTTCCCCGGTCCACTCAGGGGGAAGCCGACGTTCGTCTAGTTGTAGTAGTTCAGATGAAGATGAAATCGAACGACACATGCGCAGGCTTAAAACCAGTTCTAGTTGTAAATTGAGTTCAAGGCGTGGAAATGCTGATGATCCGAGCTCGGACGGTGACAGCGGCGGGGGGACTGGAGTTGGGGGAGGCAGTTTGAGAAAAATAAGCGCAGGTCCCTCGAACAATTCCAATGAGCACTCGTCAACAGCGACAGGTAGAACCGCACCATCGAGAAAAGAAAGTAACGGGAAAACCCAGTGCTTAAATATAAATCTGGGTGTGAATGGCTTTGCCCCCCTGTGTGAAGAGTTTTGTGTGattgaagaaagcaacaaggaaaacatttattttaataaattGACCAAGATTGGTGAGGAAACGCCCGAGATCATAACTACAAATGATGCGGCGTCTAATGGAAAAAGGAGCCCCTTGATCGAAGAGTGTGATAATTTAAGTTCCAAAGGAGGTGGAGAGTTGGATCGAAACAGCTTTTGCAAGGAGAAAAGAAATAGTGCTTCGAAATATATTCGTACGAGTGACAGCGACGGAGACAACAGAAAGTTGACGTTGAGCAATACTGATGAAAAGCCTATGGACACAAACACTTGTAATTCCCTTGAGGGCATGGTTAATTTTGAGGTTAATGACACAAGTGTGCAATCCAAGGATACTTTGAAGCTGGTTGAGGATAGTAGAAAGAATATGAAATTTCTCCAAAGCCCTACGATGCAAACGGTAAAAAGTAACTGCTGTCGgatattttga